A genomic stretch from Sinorhizobium terangae includes:
- a CDS encoding TetR/AcrR family transcriptional regulator: protein MTNVRTYNSPLRAEKARETREAILSALFELMDSAGAMDDVSTEAIAQKAGVQRRTIFRHFATKDEMLAAFWPWLNARIGTSATPMTLKEVVDGPRQAFPQFDMHEPAIRASLHSKAGREMRIGTVAARRAHFARALAPAIASLPASEAWKVEALAHLLFSASAWEALKDYGGLTGAQAGEAASWALEVILSAVTSGHTPADVASQPKETSDEV, encoded by the coding sequence ATGACGAACGTCCGCACCTACAACAGCCCTTTGCGCGCAGAAAAGGCACGTGAGACGCGGGAGGCAATCCTCTCCGCGCTGTTCGAGTTGATGGATTCGGCGGGCGCCATGGACGATGTCTCCACAGAAGCGATTGCGCAAAAGGCCGGGGTGCAACGCAGAACGATCTTTCGTCATTTCGCGACCAAGGACGAAATGCTTGCCGCTTTCTGGCCCTGGCTTAACGCCCGAATTGGCACCTCCGCGACGCCGATGACGTTGAAAGAAGTCGTCGATGGCCCGCGGCAGGCATTTCCGCAGTTCGACATGCACGAGCCGGCGATCCGCGCCTCGCTGCATTCCAAAGCCGGTCGCGAGATGCGGATCGGTACAGTTGCGGCCCGCCGCGCGCATTTCGCGCGCGCCTTGGCTCCGGCCATTGCCTCCCTCCCGGCCTCCGAGGCCTGGAAGGTCGAGGCGCTGGCGCACCTGCTCTTCTCGGCCTCCGCATGGGAGGCTCTGAAGGACTATGGCGGTCTCACTGGCGCCCAGGCCGGTGAGGCTGCCTCCTGGGCGCTTGAGGTGATCCTGTCCGCGGTCACATCCGGCCACACACCCGCGGACGTCGCATCGCAACCAAAGGAGACAAGCGATGAAGTTTGA
- a CDS encoding cupin domain-containing protein codes for MKFDVTTSESGEALWVVADRIRFLGGIAGSGLELIEVEIPPGSGTPPHTHASPEMFYVTEGEVTVRRFTADGPPEVTVAGPHAAIHIGSMTPHNYSNDSGRTARMLVLLESSMIAFFRDIGTSEPQAQPDFARIGSAMQRHGIEMLTIAA; via the coding sequence ATGAAGTTTGACGTCACTACTTCTGAAAGCGGCGAGGCCCTCTGGGTCGTTGCCGATCGTATCCGGTTCCTTGGCGGCATCGCGGGCTCGGGCCTCGAACTGATCGAGGTCGAGATTCCGCCGGGCTCTGGGACCCCGCCCCATACCCACGCTTCGCCCGAAATGTTCTATGTGACGGAAGGCGAGGTAACGGTTCGCCGCTTTACGGCCGACGGTCCACCGGAGGTGACGGTTGCTGGACCCCACGCCGCAATCCATATCGGGTCGATGACGCCGCACAACTACTCGAACGACAGCGGCCGCACGGCACGAATGCTCGTCCTCCTCGAATCGTCCATGATCGCCTTCTTCCGCGACATCGGCACCAGCGAGCCTCAGGCGCAGCCGGACTTCGCGCGGATCGGCTCAGCCATGCAACGTCATGGCATCGAGATGTTGACGATTGCGGCTTGA
- a CDS encoding TetR/AcrR family transcriptional regulator produces MVAAKSGRLKTRRQALLQAAADVFFEQGYAATSIDAIIERAGGSKRNIYNEFGNKEGLFSAIVSESADKLLSTLVVEEIEGHDLEETLTAFGQRLMGLYMSPTLIGIYRIAITEATRFPDLVKAFYEKGPGRATSRLAEVLEFARERGEIQADDCLRLAGLFVGMIRDNLLQVILALRPPPSDEEAREAVASAVEVFLNGVRPR; encoded by the coding sequence GTGGTTGCAGCAAAATCGGGGCGGTTGAAAACTCGCCGGCAGGCCCTTCTTCAAGCGGCGGCCGACGTCTTTTTCGAGCAAGGCTACGCGGCGACGAGCATCGATGCGATCATCGAGCGTGCCGGTGGATCGAAGCGAAACATCTACAATGAGTTCGGCAACAAGGAGGGCCTGTTCTCCGCGATCGTCTCCGAAAGCGCGGACAAGCTGCTGTCGACCCTGGTCGTGGAGGAAATCGAAGGACACGATCTGGAGGAAACCCTGACAGCCTTTGGCCAGCGTCTCATGGGCCTTTACATGTCACCCACGTTGATCGGCATTTACCGGATTGCCATCACCGAAGCCACCCGCTTTCCTGATCTCGTCAAGGCGTTCTATGAAAAGGGCCCAGGCCGGGCCACCTCCCGTCTCGCCGAGGTCCTCGAATTCGCGCGGGAACGAGGGGAGATTCAGGCGGATGATTGCCTGCGCCTGGCCGGCCTCTTCGTCGGCATGATCCGCGATAACCTTCTTCAGGTTATTTTGGCACTCCGCCCGCCGCCGTCGGACGAAGAGGCGCGGGAGGCGGTCGCTTCGGCCGTGGAGGTCTTCCTGAATGGCGTCCGACCTCGCTAG
- a CDS encoding Ldh family oxidoreductase, with the protein MFDERITLPVAEARSLATEACLSAGASHLTAKSLVDATLSAIEVGRDELGFPHFLDYLQSLREGRIDGGASPRIVHRLPALIHADANRGIAQLGFDLVYEDLVDRARTFGVAIFTQRNSYTAGELGYYVRRLALDGLVSLAVANSPAMVAATPGAKAVYGTNPLAFGAPMSGSERPLVIDQSSSATAFVNIVRAASEGRSIPEGWATDENGEVTLDPHKALRGVLLAFGGPRGANIALMVEVLAAGLSGASWSLDTPDFRSGAECPGTGLTIVTLSPNAIGGDFGARLAEQVRRLEQLGVYIPGQKVSLSAKNGGGFITLDARILAAIRGYI; encoded by the coding sequence ATGTTCGACGAGAGGATCACATTGCCCGTTGCCGAGGCTCGGTCGCTCGCGACCGAGGCCTGCCTGTCCGCAGGCGCCAGCCATTTGACGGCGAAGTCGCTCGTCGACGCGACACTCTCTGCCATCGAGGTCGGCCGCGACGAGCTGGGGTTTCCACATTTCCTCGACTACCTGCAGAGCCTGCGGGAGGGCCGCATCGACGGGGGTGCGAGCCCCCGCATCGTACATAGACTTCCGGCCCTCATTCACGCGGATGCCAATCGGGGAATCGCCCAGCTCGGCTTCGACCTCGTTTATGAGGACCTCGTCGACCGGGCGCGGACCTTCGGTGTGGCAATCTTCACGCAGAGGAACAGCTATACGGCAGGCGAATTGGGATACTACGTCAGACGCCTGGCCCTCGATGGGCTGGTCTCGCTTGCGGTAGCCAACAGTCCTGCCATGGTGGCCGCGACACCGGGCGCCAAGGCCGTCTATGGTACCAACCCGCTGGCCTTCGGTGCCCCGATGTCGGGATCGGAGCGACCGCTGGTCATCGATCAGTCGTCGAGCGCAACGGCGTTCGTCAACATCGTCCGGGCTGCTTCAGAGGGGCGCTCCATTCCCGAGGGATGGGCCACCGATGAAAACGGCGAGGTCACCCTTGACCCGCACAAGGCGCTGCGAGGAGTGCTGCTCGCTTTTGGCGGGCCGCGAGGAGCCAATATTGCCTTGATGGTCGAGGTCCTGGCGGCCGGCCTGTCAGGCGCGTCCTGGTCCCTCGACACGCCAGACTTCAGGTCCGGAGCCGAATGCCCCGGCACCGGCTTGACCATTGTCACGCTATCGCCGAATGCGATCGGGGGAGACTTCGGCGCTCGCCTCGCCGAACAGGTCAGGCGCCTCGAGCAGCTCGGCGTGTATATACCGGGTCAAAAGGTCTCATTGTCGGCGAAGAATGGCGGTGGCTTCATCACTTTGGATGCAAGAATCCTGGCAGCCATCAGGGGCTATATTTAG
- a CDS encoding FAD-dependent oxidoreductase, with amino-acid sequence MSKLFPHLFSPIRLRGCTLRNRIVFGAHTANMAEGGLPTERHAAYYAERAIGGAAMIVVEPMPVHPAAVLTRGNFRPSDDSVVPHFRKVAAAIKDNGAVAIQQLYHVGAHGDSDNSFHPHWSPSGLPSYHDSDGSHPMSEAEIWETIDGFVQAARRCQEAGFDGVEVWAAYLGMVDQFWTPWSNRRDDDWGGSLENRTRMSREILARIRAICGPDFIVGLAVSDEPDYSVALSRDELAEIVGMHDELGLIDYVTCGSGGYLDFHKLMPTFLYPEKLGADLGATLKRTVKKALVIAESHIRTPENAEIVLGEGAADLVSIVRGQIADPHLARKAKDDRPDDIRGCISCNQMCWGRRSRDYWISCLINPSTGRESEWGGDRFTRTAEPKKVLVVGGGPAGLEAARVAAERGHEVALMEASSRLGGNFLLAGMQPRRGQILDLIQWYERQLDKLKVDVRLNCYVEASEILAYGANSIILATGSYSPETGFQKALPAVETLPGIERGNVFTVEAVVARQARPGNRVLLLDEGGGWRGCGTAWKLAEDGHAVTILSPDPFIGKELQRTTADVPLRRILRKLDVNWLVEVSVVEWHGNGATVVDHNTGRQAFVEGDCLVLATTNMSANWLAQDLEGQGLPFHLIGDCAASRQAPYAFHEGRKVALEL; translated from the coding sequence ATGTCTAAGCTGTTCCCGCACCTGTTCTCACCCATCAGGCTCCGTGGGTGCACCCTAAGAAACAGGATCGTGTTCGGGGCCCATACGGCGAACATGGCCGAAGGCGGGCTTCCGACCGAGCGGCATGCGGCGTATTACGCCGAGCGGGCGATTGGCGGGGCAGCCATGATCGTCGTGGAACCCATGCCGGTCCATCCGGCAGCCGTGCTTACCCGGGGAAACTTTCGCCCCTCGGACGACAGTGTGGTCCCCCACTTCAGAAAGGTTGCCGCCGCCATCAAGGACAACGGCGCTGTCGCCATCCAGCAGCTCTATCATGTCGGCGCTCATGGCGATTCGGACAATTCCTTTCACCCGCATTGGTCACCGTCGGGTCTCCCCAGCTATCATGACAGCGATGGCTCGCATCCGATGAGCGAGGCGGAGATCTGGGAAACCATCGACGGCTTCGTCCAGGCGGCACGCCGGTGTCAGGAGGCGGGTTTCGACGGCGTCGAAGTCTGGGCCGCCTATCTCGGTATGGTCGATCAATTCTGGACGCCGTGGTCGAACCGCCGGGACGACGATTGGGGCGGCTCTCTGGAAAACCGCACGCGAATGTCACGCGAGATCCTCGCGCGCATCCGGGCGATCTGCGGACCCGATTTCATCGTCGGCCTCGCCGTCAGCGACGAGCCGGATTACAGCGTCGCGCTCTCCAGAGATGAGCTTGCCGAGATCGTCGGCATGCATGACGAACTGGGGCTGATCGACTACGTCACTTGCGGGTCCGGCGGCTATCTGGACTTCCATAAGCTGATGCCCACCTTCCTCTACCCCGAGAAACTCGGGGCCGACCTCGGGGCGACGCTCAAGCGGACCGTGAAGAAGGCGCTGGTCATTGCCGAAAGTCATATCAGGACACCGGAAAATGCCGAAATCGTGCTTGGCGAAGGTGCAGCGGACCTGGTGTCCATCGTCCGCGGCCAGATCGCCGATCCGCATCTCGCTCGAAAGGCAAAAGACGATCGCCCCGACGACATCCGGGGATGCATTTCCTGCAATCAGATGTGCTGGGGCCGGCGCTCGCGCGACTACTGGATAAGCTGTCTCATCAACCCGTCCACGGGACGGGAATCTGAATGGGGCGGCGACCGTTTCACTCGGACCGCGGAACCGAAGAAGGTCCTTGTCGTGGGCGGCGGGCCGGCGGGATTGGAAGCGGCGCGGGTCGCTGCAGAGAGAGGCCACGAGGTCGCCCTGATGGAAGCCTCCAGCCGGCTTGGCGGCAACTTCCTGCTCGCCGGCATGCAGCCCCGTCGCGGGCAGATTCTCGATCTCATCCAGTGGTACGAACGCCAGCTCGACAAGCTGAAGGTCGACGTGCGCCTCAACTGTTACGTGGAGGCATCGGAGATTTTGGCCTACGGAGCCAATTCGATCATCCTTGCGACCGGCTCCTATTCACCGGAAACAGGGTTTCAGAAGGCCCTGCCCGCGGTCGAGACACTGCCTGGGATCGAGCGCGGCAACGTGTTCACCGTCGAGGCCGTCGTGGCGCGTCAAGCGAGGCCCGGAAACCGCGTTCTGCTTCTCGACGAAGGTGGCGGCTGGCGGGGCTGCGGCACGGCCTGGAAGCTTGCCGAGGACGGCCATGCAGTCACCATCCTCTCCCCGGACCCCTTCATCGGCAAGGAACTCCAGCGAACGACGGCCGATGTGCCGCTGCGGCGGATCCTGAGGAAGCTCGACGTCAACTGGCTGGTCGAAGTCAGCGTCGTCGAATGGCACGGGAACGGCGCAACGGTTGTCGACCACAACACCGGACGGCAAGCTTTCGTCGAGGGAGACTGTCTCGTCCTCGCCACGACAAACATGTCGGCCAACTGGTTGGCACAAGATCTGGAGGGTCAGGGTCTGCCTTTCCATCTAATCGGCGATTGCGCCGCCTCGCGGCAGGCTCCCTATGCCTTCCATGAAGGCAGGAAGGTTGCATTGGAGCTCTGA
- a CDS encoding ABC transporter substrate-binding protein, protein MKYLLASTCLMLGVLGGASVTNAAECGSLTIASMNWQSAEVLSNLDKIILNEGYGCDAEITIGDTVPTITSMAEKGEPDIAPEAWIDLLPDVVKKGTEEGRIVKVGSPLPDGGVQGWWIPKYFADAHPDIKTIPDMLKHPDLFPDPEDPKKGAIFNGPQGWGGTVVTSQLFKAFDAEKAGFKLVDTGSAAGLDGSIAKAYESKEAWVGYYWAPTALLGKYQMVKLEPGVPEDAAEWKRCVTVADCPDPKPSAWPVDTIVTLVAKPFSEKAGPEVMDYLNKRSWSNDTVSKLMAWMTDNQASGEEGAKHFLEENEDVWSKWVSPEAAEKIKAAL, encoded by the coding sequence ATGAAGTATCTACTTGCATCGACTTGCCTCATGCTTGGTGTACTGGGAGGCGCGTCCGTCACCAACGCTGCGGAATGCGGATCGCTGACCATCGCGAGCATGAACTGGCAGAGCGCGGAAGTGCTTTCCAACCTCGACAAGATCATCCTGAATGAGGGTTATGGCTGCGACGCCGAAATCACCATCGGCGACACCGTCCCGACGATCACCTCGATGGCGGAAAAGGGTGAGCCCGATATCGCGCCGGAGGCGTGGATCGATCTGCTGCCCGATGTCGTCAAGAAGGGAACGGAAGAAGGCCGTATCGTCAAGGTCGGTTCTCCGCTGCCTGATGGCGGCGTGCAAGGCTGGTGGATCCCAAAATATTTCGCGGATGCCCACCCAGACATCAAAACGATTCCCGACATGTTGAAACACCCGGACCTGTTTCCCGATCCGGAAGACCCCAAGAAGGGGGCGATCTTCAATGGCCCTCAGGGATGGGGCGGCACCGTCGTCACGTCTCAGCTGTTTAAGGCGTTCGACGCCGAGAAAGCCGGCTTCAAACTCGTCGACACCGGTTCAGCCGCCGGCTTGGATGGCTCTATCGCCAAAGCATATGAGTCCAAGGAAGCCTGGGTCGGCTACTATTGGGCGCCAACAGCGCTCCTCGGCAAATACCAGATGGTCAAGCTGGAACCAGGCGTTCCGGAAGATGCGGCGGAGTGGAAGCGCTGCGTTACCGTGGCCGATTGCCCTGACCCGAAACCAAGCGCGTGGCCGGTCGATACCATCGTGACGCTGGTCGCCAAGCCGTTCTCGGAGAAGGCCGGTCCCGAGGTCATGGACTACCTGAACAAGCGGTCCTGGAGCAACGACACAGTCAGCAAGCTGATGGCCTGGATGACGGATAACCAGGCGAGCGGCGAAGAAGGCGCCAAGCACTTCCTCGAGGAGAACGAGGATGTCTGGTCCAAGTGGGTCTCGCCGGAAGCGGCCGAGAAGATCAAGGCGGCGCTCTGA
- a CDS encoding pyrroline-5-carboxylate reductase family protein, with translation MSGSLRIGIVGGAGWLGGAIAASLLDAGLVQPHDLSLSYRTEQPNRFAGSFWTADNRQLADRSDVIIVSVRPADWPPLLIDADGKLVISVMAGVRLSQLAEHHNTKRVVRSLPNAAAEVGKSYTPWIGSVDVTDQDRAVVRAIFDACGTEDEVASESDIDYLTGLSGSGPAFPALLATAMMNDAVARGLGPEIARRAVTTVLIGAGRLLERRDEHPADTVEAFVGYRGTTAAAIEAMRAAGFEAAVADGLAAAQRKSVSMGERS, from the coding sequence ATGAGCGGCTCACTAAGGATTGGCATCGTTGGTGGAGCCGGCTGGCTCGGTGGAGCAATTGCCGCCTCACTGCTCGATGCCGGTTTGGTGCAGCCGCATGATCTTTCCCTCTCTTATCGTACAGAGCAGCCGAACCGCTTTGCCGGCTCCTTCTGGACCGCCGACAACCGACAGCTCGCCGACCGTTCGGACGTAATCATTGTCTCGGTCCGGCCCGCAGATTGGCCGCCGCTTCTGATCGACGCCGATGGTAAGCTCGTGATTTCCGTCATGGCCGGCGTTCGTTTGAGCCAATTGGCCGAACACCACAATACGAAGAGAGTTGTGCGCAGCTTGCCGAACGCGGCGGCGGAGGTAGGCAAGTCCTACACGCCCTGGATCGGCTCGGTGGACGTAACCGATCAGGACCGCGCCGTCGTCCGCGCGATCTTCGATGCCTGCGGAACTGAGGACGAGGTCGCAAGCGAAAGCGACATCGATTACCTGACGGGCCTTTCCGGATCGGGTCCGGCATTTCCCGCATTGTTGGCGACCGCGATGATGAACGATGCCGTAGCGCGCGGACTTGGTCCGGAGATCGCTCGGCGCGCGGTGACCACGGTGCTCATCGGCGCGGGCCGCCTGCTTGAACGTCGCGACGAACATCCTGCCGACACGGTTGAAGCGTTTGTTGGCTATCGCGGCACGACCGCCGCCGCGATCGAAGCAATGCGCGCTGCTGGCTTTGAGGCCGCTGTCGCCGACGGCCTTGCGGCCGCTCAGAGAAAATCGGTGAGTATGGGAGAACGCTCCTAG
- a CDS encoding TetR/AcrR family transcriptional regulator: MEHVSNDSGWRGSQEGWLEAAYESLLEGGVDSVKILPLAKRLNLSRTSFYWFFKDREELLAALIGRWRDKNTGNIVKQSEAYAESLAEAMLNVFDCWLNKDLFDSKFEFAVRSWALQSEDILNEVQQADHVRLEALKRMFIRFGHSEITADVRARTTYLVQIGYISMQTREDIATRMRRIPEYIAIYTGQVPERRELDRFFARHGYKPEAGG; encoded by the coding sequence ATGGAGCACGTTTCAAACGACAGCGGCTGGCGCGGATCGCAGGAGGGGTGGCTGGAGGCGGCCTACGAGTCACTGCTCGAAGGCGGAGTGGACTCCGTAAAGATCCTGCCGCTGGCAAAGAGGCTCAACCTGTCGCGAACGAGCTTCTACTGGTTCTTCAAGGACCGGGAAGAGCTGCTGGCTGCGCTCATCGGCCGGTGGCGGGACAAGAATACCGGCAACATCGTGAAGCAATCGGAGGCATACGCGGAATCGCTGGCCGAGGCGATGCTCAACGTATTCGATTGCTGGCTGAACAAGGACCTGTTCGACTCGAAGTTCGAGTTTGCCGTGCGCAGCTGGGCACTCCAGTCCGAAGACATCCTGAACGAGGTTCAGCAAGCCGACCACGTGCGGTTGGAAGCCCTCAAGCGCATGTTTATCCGTTTCGGCCATTCAGAGATCACCGCCGATGTCCGCGCGCGTACGACCTACCTGGTTCAGATCGGCTACATCTCGATGCAGACTCGCGAGGATATCGCCACCCGTATGAGGCGGATTCCCGAGTACATTGCCATCTACACGGGCCAGGTACCGGAGCGAAGGGAGCTGGATCGCTTCTTCGCGCGGCACGGCTACAAACCAGAGGCCGGAGGATAA
- a CDS encoding NADH:flavin oxidoreductase — protein MSNDPLLQPYQLKHLTLRNRIIVTSHEPAYPEDGMPKERYRAYTVERAKGGVALTMTAGSAAVSKDSPPVFNNLLAYKDEIVPWIREMTDAVHDEGAAIMIQLTHLGRRTRWDKGDWLPVVAPSHQREASHRAFPKKLEDWDIERIIKDFADAAERMKAGGMDGVELEAYGHLLDQFTSPLTNELDGPYGGSLDNRMRFCFDVLKAIRARVGDDFILGVRYTADECLPGGTGKEEGVEISKRLKESGLIDYLNVIRGHIDTDAGLTDVIPIQGMANSPHLDFAGEIRAATNFPTFHAAKIPDVATARHAIASGKVDMVGMTRAHMTDPHIVRKMMEKREDDIRPCVGANYCLDRIYQGGAAYCIHNAATGRELTMPHTIAKAERRKKVVIVGAGPAGLEAARVAGERGHEVVVFEAANDPGGQIRLTAQSERRREMISIIDWRMSQCEKLGVTFHFNTWAEAETVGAENPDVVVIATGGLPHTDVLSKGNELVVSAWDIISGDVKPGTNVLIFDDAGDHAGLQAAEFLANAGAKVEIMTPDRSFAPEVMAMNLVPYMRSLQKLDVTFTVTYRLDAVEREGNQLIAHVGSDYGGVAKQRTVDQVVINHGTIPLDELYFELKPVSSNLGEMSHDQLIAGEQQSVLRNPQGKFQLFRIGDAVAARNTHAAIYDALRLLKDV, from the coding sequence ATGTCGAACGACCCCCTCCTTCAGCCCTATCAGCTCAAGCACTTGACGCTGCGCAACCGCATCATCGTGACGTCGCACGAGCCGGCCTATCCGGAGGATGGCATGCCGAAGGAGCGGTATCGCGCCTATACGGTCGAGAGAGCAAAAGGCGGGGTGGCGCTGACGATGACCGCGGGCTCTGCCGCGGTTTCGAAGGACAGTCCGCCGGTGTTCAACAACCTGCTCGCCTACAAAGACGAGATCGTGCCGTGGATCAGAGAGATGACCGACGCCGTGCACGACGAGGGTGCGGCGATCATGATCCAGCTTACCCATCTCGGCCGGCGCACGCGGTGGGACAAGGGTGACTGGCTGCCGGTTGTCGCCCCCTCCCATCAGCGCGAAGCATCGCACCGCGCCTTCCCCAAGAAGCTCGAAGACTGGGACATCGAGCGCATCATCAAGGATTTCGCCGATGCGGCCGAGCGCATGAAGGCGGGCGGCATGGATGGCGTTGAACTGGAAGCCTACGGTCACCTGCTTGACCAGTTCACGTCGCCGCTAACGAACGAGCTTGACGGTCCTTACGGCGGTTCTCTCGACAACCGCATGCGCTTCTGTTTCGACGTCCTGAAGGCGATCCGCGCACGCGTCGGAGACGATTTCATCCTGGGCGTGCGATACACGGCCGACGAGTGTCTTCCCGGCGGCACGGGCAAGGAGGAAGGCGTTGAAATCTCGAAGCGCCTCAAGGAAAGCGGTCTTATCGATTACCTGAACGTTATCCGCGGGCATATCGATACCGACGCCGGCCTCACCGATGTCATCCCGATCCAGGGCATGGCCAATTCGCCGCATCTCGATTTCGCCGGCGAAATTCGCGCGGCCACGAACTTCCCGACCTTCCACGCAGCGAAGATTCCCGACGTCGCCACCGCGCGCCACGCGATTGCGTCCGGCAAGGTCGACATGGTCGGAATGACCCGCGCCCATATGACGGACCCGCATATCGTCCGAAAGATGATGGAGAAGCGTGAGGACGACATTCGGCCCTGCGTTGGGGCGAACTACTGTCTCGACCGCATCTACCAGGGTGGTGCCGCCTATTGCATCCACAATGCCGCGACCGGTCGTGAACTCACCATGCCGCACACGATCGCGAAAGCGGAGCGCCGCAAGAAGGTCGTGATCGTCGGCGCCGGGCCTGCCGGCCTTGAGGCGGCCCGTGTGGCGGGCGAGCGCGGCCATGAGGTCGTCGTCTTTGAGGCGGCTAACGATCCGGGAGGCCAGATCAGGCTCACGGCTCAAAGCGAACGACGCAGGGAAATGATCAGCATCATCGACTGGCGGATGAGCCAGTGCGAGAAGCTGGGCGTCACCTTCCATTTCAACACCTGGGCGGAGGCTGAGACCGTAGGGGCCGAAAATCCGGACGTCGTCGTCATCGCGACAGGCGGACTTCCGCACACGGACGTCCTCTCCAAGGGCAACGAGCTCGTCGTCTCCGCCTGGGACATCATCTCGGGCGACGTCAAGCCGGGCACCAACGTCCTTATCTTCGACGACGCCGGCGACCATGCCGGCCTGCAGGCCGCCGAATTCCTCGCCAACGCCGGCGCCAAGGTCGAGATCATGACCCCAGACCGCTCCTTCGCGCCGGAAGTCATGGCGATGAACCTCGTCCCCTACATGCGGTCCTTGCAGAAACTGGACGTGACCTTCACCGTCACCTACCGGCTCGATGCGGTTGAACGCGAAGGCAACCAGCTCATCGCCCATGTCGGCAGTGACTATGGCGGCGTTGCGAAGCAGCGTACGGTGGATCAGGTGGTGATCAACCACGGCACCATTCCGCTCGACGAACTGTACTTCGAGCTGAAACCCGTCTCGAGCAATCTCGGGGAGATGTCGCACGATCAGCTGATCGCCGGGGAGCAGCAGTCCGTCCTGCGCAACCCACAGGGCAAATTCCAGCTCTTCCGCATCGGCGACGCAGTCGCGGCGCGCAACACGCACGCCGCAATCTACGACGCGCTTCGGCTTCTCAAGGACGTCTGA
- a CDS encoding dimethylsulfoniopropionate lyase → MAGRSEALQSFVDAALTAFDQFARAPESRRSIRRIFSALEVPGPQRSGPGSRLPVCAQLDAALAVETEYGSLRRLIDRFKAIEPLLEWRRRSNNDGSESVNFFEGHANAMIIGPGGLEDRRDLWIGVTLMAPNVRYPDHDHAPDEVYLVLSEGEFRQGQGAWFSPGVGGSFYNEPGIRHAMRSVDAPLFAFWALLVAYPAQ, encoded by the coding sequence ATGGCAGGTCGAAGCGAGGCTCTTCAGTCATTCGTCGATGCAGCCCTTACGGCATTCGACCAATTCGCCCGAGCTCCGGAATCGCGCCGCTCGATCCGGCGGATTTTTTCTGCGCTTGAGGTTCCGGGCCCGCAAAGGTCTGGTCCGGGGAGCCGGCTGCCGGTGTGTGCCCAACTCGACGCGGCGCTCGCCGTCGAGACCGAATACGGTTCGCTTCGCCGCTTGATCGACCGCTTCAAGGCGATCGAACCGTTGCTCGAATGGCGCCGGCGGTCGAACAATGACGGTTCCGAAAGCGTGAATTTCTTCGAAGGCCACGCCAATGCGATGATCATTGGGCCCGGCGGCCTCGAAGATCGGCGGGACCTGTGGATCGGCGTCACCCTCATGGCGCCAAATGTTCGCTATCCGGACCATGATCATGCACCCGACGAGGTCTATCTCGTTCTTTCGGAGGGGGAATTCCGGCAGGGACAAGGAGCCTGGTTCTCGCCGGGCGTCGGCGGTTCCTTCTACAATGAGCCCGGAATCAGACACGCCATGCGATCGGTCGACGCCCCGCTCTTTGCCTTCTGGGCGTTGCTCGTAGCGTATCCGGCCCAGTAA